From a single Plasmodium coatneyi strain Hackeri chromosome 4, complete sequence genomic region:
- a CDS encoding SICA antigen yields MIIDIHLEVLDECQKGDLHTTKEEFFEILVQEFMGSKFMKEENVPKEQVPSSDFGFREKVFAPKEGVS; encoded by the coding sequence atgattattgatattcatttagaagtcttagacgaatgtcaaaaaggggacctgcaTACGACGAAAGAAGagttttttgaaatattggTTCAGGAATTCATGGGAAGCAAAtttatgaaagaagaaaatgttcctaaggaacaggttccaagttcagatttcggCTTTAGGGAGAAAGTCTTTgctcctaaggaaggtgtttcCTGA